In Vitis vinifera cultivar Pinot Noir 40024 chromosome 11, ASM3070453v1, a genomic segment contains:
- the LOC100261964 gene encoding pentatricopeptide repeat-containing protein At5g13770, chloroplastic: MAVSTSISTSNCRQPHRLKLTFTSTCKLLPIFSLPCSNSRYLFVNNSSYSSPIVAEESTHDHHHLPVIELDVELPDLTPKDENLNDFLCGLFRDPRSEELAFDYYQKVKERPEFRPDKETLERIIRYLIRSKKWGLSLLVFEDFKSFDVQLDGDICCRLISSCIRARKFRITESLLEVFSYNDDVALLVCNSAMGGYNKLHMFSSTIAVYDRMKSAGVVPNSESYYRIMEAYIKIRDYEKVVTLFQEFESRKIDSSPFSTQIYRILCESLGKMGRAFEALEFFRDMTKKGILEDSAVYSSLICSFASIREVKVAEELFREAEEKKILRDPEVFLKLVLMYVEEGLMERTIEIVKAMKNVKIRVSDCIFCAIVNGFAKKRGLRAAAKVYDELILQGCEPGQVTYASIINVYCRMELYSKAEMMFSEMEKKGFNKCVVAYSSMVVMYGKTGRLREAMRLVAKMKERGCKPNVWVYNSLMDMHGRVKNLRQVEKLWKEMKRKKVVPDRVSYTSVISAYSKAGDFETCMRFYHEFRMNGGVIDRVIAGIMVGIFSKSGRVDELVKLLQDMKTEGTGLDERLYRSALNALRDAGLQMQARWLQESFDTKVYIFV, translated from the coding sequence ATGGCCGTTTCCACTTCCATCTCGACCAGCAATTGTAGACAACCCCACAGACTCAAACTCACCTTCACTTCAACATGTAAACTCCtccctattttctctcttccttgCTCAAATTCTCGCTATCTCTTCGTCAACAACTCCTCATACTCCTCCCCCATTGTGGCTGAGGAATCTACTCatgatcatcatcatcttcctgTCATTGAATTAGACGTCGAGCTCCCGGATTTGACACCTAAAGATGAGAATTTGAATGATTTCTTATGTGGGTTGTTCAGAGATCCTAGAAGTGAAGAGCTGGCGTTTGACTACTAccagaaagtgaaagaaaggcCTGAATTTAGGCCTGACAAGGAAACCTTAGAGCGTATAATCAGGTACTTGATCAGGTCCAAGAAATGGGGTTTGAGTTTGTTAGTCTTTGAAGATTTTAAGAGTTTTGATGTACAGCTTGATGGTGATATTTGTTGTAGATTGATTAGTAGTTGCATTAGGGCTAGAAAATTCAGAATTACAGAGAGTCTTCTCGAAGTTTTTAGTTATAATGATGATGTCGCCCTCTTGGTCTGCAATTCAGCAATGGGGGGTTATAACAAGCTCCATATGTTCAGTAGCACAATTGCAGTGTATGATCGAATGAAGTCTGCTGGAGTTGTTCCGAATTCGGAGTCTTATTATAGGATAATGGAAGCTTACATTAAAATTCGAGATTATGAGAAAGTTGTCACATTGTTTCAAGAATTTGAAAGTAGGAAGATCGATTCGTCGCCTTTTTCCACTCAAATTTATAGAATTCTATGTGAGTCACTAGGGAAAATGGGGCGAGCTTTTGAAGCTCTGGAGTTCTTCAGAGATATGACAAAGAAGGGGATCCTGGAGGATTCTGCGGTTTACTCTTCTTTGATTTGTTCATTTGCAAGTATTCGAGAAGTGAAGGTAGCAGAAGAGCTGTTCAGAGAAGCAGaggagaagaaaattttgagggaTCCCGAGGTGTTTCTGAAACTTGTGTTGATGTATGTTGAAGAAGGGCTTATGGAGAGGACGATTGAGATCGTTAAGGCCATGAAGAATGTGAAAATCCGGGTTTCTGATTGCATATTTTGTGCTATAGTTAATGGCTTCGCCAAGAAGAGAGGGCTCAGGGCTGCAGCCAAAGTCTACGATGAGCTGATCTTGCAGGGCTGTGAACCAGGACAAGTGACCTACGCTTCAATCATAAATGTCTATTGTCGTATGGAGCTCTACTCAAAAGCAGAAATGATGTTTTCAGAAATGGAAAAGAAGGGGTTCAATAAATGCGTGGTGGCCTATTCTAGCATGGTGGTTATGTATGGCAAAACCGGTAGGCTGAGGGAGGCGATGAGGCTGGTCGCGAAGATGAAAGAAAGAGGATGCAAGCCCAATGTATGGGTTTACAACTCGCTCATGGACATGCACGGGAGAGTCAAGAATTTGAGGCAAGTGGAGAAGCTATGGAAGGAAATGAAGCGAAAGAAGGTGGTTCCTGATAGAGTAAGCTACACTAGTGTTATAAGCGCTTACAGCAAGGCAGGAGATTTTGAAACCTGCATGAGATTTTACCACGAATTTAGGATGAATGGAGGTGTCATCGACAGGGTTATTGCTGGGATCATGGTTGGGATTTTCTCCAAGAGTGGTCGGGTGGATGAGTTGGTTAAGCTTTTGCAGGATATGAAGACAGAAGGAACCGGGCTAGATGAGAGGCTGTATAGATCAGCCTTGAATGCTTTGAGGGACGCGGGGCTGCAAATGCAAGCAAGATGGTTGCAAGAGAGCTTTGACacaaaagtatatatatttgtttag